The Setaria italica strain Yugu1 chromosome IX, Setaria_italica_v2.0, whole genome shotgun sequence genome has a window encoding:
- the LOC101780782 gene encoding 50S ribosomal protein L17, chloroplastic, whose product MAAYPSASPSPAISASTWRMASLRAALPTLRPSPAGRLRSSFSPASAATAASVGCLGSFSGLAPVSNLLSLGAENSSFEHRLFSVDARGRIVAMRHGRRVPKLNRPPDQRKALLRGLTTQLLKHGRIKTTKPRAKAMRKYVEKMITLAKDGSLHKRRQALAFIYEKHIVHALFAEVADRYGDREGGYTRIIPTFPRRGDNAPMAYIELV is encoded by the exons atggCGGCCTacccctccgcctcgccgtcgccggcgatctCCGCCTCGACCTGGCGCATGGCTTCCCTCCGTGCGGCCCTTCCCACTCTCCGACCTTCCCCGGCGGGCAGGCTCCGGTCGTCCTTCTCAcccgcgtcggcggcgacggcggcgtcggtcgGCTGCCTCGGGTCATTCTCCGGCCTCGCGCCTGTCTCGAATCTTCTCTCCCTTGGTGCCG AGAACTCAAGCTTTGAGCATCGGTTGTTCAGTGTTGATGCTCGTGGAAGGATAGTTGCAATGAGACATGGGAGACGTGTTCCGAAACTTAACAGGCCTCCAGATCAGAGGAAAGCACTTCTGCGTGGTCTTACCACACAGCTGCTGAAGCACGGAAGGATAAAGACTACAAAGCCAAGGGCAAAGGCAATGAGGAAGTATGTTGAGAAAATGATCACGTTGGCAAAGGATGGATCTCTTCACAAGAGGAGACAGGCTCTCGCATTCATATATGAGAAGCATATCGTCCATGCATTGTTTGCTGAGGTTGCAGACAGGTATGGAGACAGAGAGGGTGGTTACACAAGGATCATCCCGACATTCCCAAGGCGGGGAGATAATGCACCTATGGCGTATATTGAGCTTGTCTAG